A single Camelus ferus isolate YT-003-E chromosome 3, BCGSAC_Cfer_1.0, whole genome shotgun sequence DNA region contains:
- the ATPSCKMT gene encoding ATP synthase subunit C lysine N-methyltransferase isoform X1: protein MEGGRGTPPEALKEERQSGYALPASLEANSLKKRNWGFLLTGIVGGTLVAVYAVATPFITPALRRVCLPFVPATSKQIENVMKALRRRRGSLVDVGSGDGRIVIAAAKEGFTAVGYELNPWLVWYSRYRAWREGVQGSARFYISDLWKVTFSEYSNVVIFGVPQMSVDSAGILRAPLPPTARSPRCCCRSPQMPQLERKLELELQDHARVIACRFPFPHWSPAQVTGEGGDTVWAYDASSFRAVERGPEGRCASVGHSRRDFIEDGF from the exons atggagggaggaagag GGACACCCCCAGAAGCATTGAAAGAAGAAAGGCAGTCGGGATATGCTCTACCTGCAAGTCTTGAAGCCAACAGcctgaagaaaagaaattggGGCTTCTTACTCACTGGCATCGTTGGCGGGACGCTGGTGGCCGTGTATGCTGTGGCCACACCGTTTATCACCCCAGCCCTCCGGCGTGTTTGTTTGCCTTTTGTACCTGCGACTTCAAAGCAGATTGAAAACGTCATGAAAGCGCTGCGGCGCAGAAGAGGGTCCCTGGTGGACGTCGGCAGCGGCGACGGGCGCATT GTGATAGCAGCTGCAAAGGAGGGGTTCACCGCTGTTGGTTATGAATTAAACCCGTGGCTGGTCTGGTACTCCAGGTACCGCGCGTGGCGAGAAGGCGTGCAGGGCTCCGCCAGGTTTTACATCTCGGACCTGTGGAAG GTTACTTTTTCTGAATACTCAAACGTCGTGATTTTTGGGGTACCGCAGATG TCAGTGGACTCTGCAGGTATTCTCAGGGCCCCCTTGCCTCCGACTGCCCGCTCACCGAGGTGCTGCTGTCGCTCCCCGCAGATGCCGCAGCTGGAGAGGAAGCTCGAGCTGGAACTCCAGGACCACGCTAGAGTCATCGCCTGCCGGTTCCCCTTCCCGCACTGGAGCCCGGCCCAGGTCACCGGGGAGGGGGGTGACACCGTGTGGGCCTACGACGCCAGCTCTTTCCGGGCCGTGGAGAGAGGCCCTGAGGGTCGGTGTGCTTCAGTCGGTCACTCACGTAGAGACTTTATCGAGGATGGTTTCTGA
- the ATPSCKMT gene encoding ATP synthase subunit C lysine N-methyltransferase isoform X2 produces MEGGRGTPPEALKEERQSGYALPASLEANSLKKRNWGFLLTGIVGGTLVAVYAVATPFITPALRRVCLPFVPATSKQIENVMKALRRRRGSLVDVGSGDGRIVIAAAKEGFTAVGYELNPWLVWYSRYRAWREGVQGSARFYISDLWKVTFSEYSNVVIFGVPQMMPQLERKLELELQDHARVIACRFPFPHWSPAQVTGEGGDTVWAYDASSFRAVERGPEGRCASVGHSRRDFIEDGF; encoded by the exons atggagggaggaagag GGACACCCCCAGAAGCATTGAAAGAAGAAAGGCAGTCGGGATATGCTCTACCTGCAAGTCTTGAAGCCAACAGcctgaagaaaagaaattggGGCTTCTTACTCACTGGCATCGTTGGCGGGACGCTGGTGGCCGTGTATGCTGTGGCCACACCGTTTATCACCCCAGCCCTCCGGCGTGTTTGTTTGCCTTTTGTACCTGCGACTTCAAAGCAGATTGAAAACGTCATGAAAGCGCTGCGGCGCAGAAGAGGGTCCCTGGTGGACGTCGGCAGCGGCGACGGGCGCATT GTGATAGCAGCTGCAAAGGAGGGGTTCACCGCTGTTGGTTATGAATTAAACCCGTGGCTGGTCTGGTACTCCAGGTACCGCGCGTGGCGAGAAGGCGTGCAGGGCTCCGCCAGGTTTTACATCTCGGACCTGTGGAAG GTTACTTTTTCTGAATACTCAAACGTCGTGATTTTTGGGGTACCGCAGATG ATGCCGCAGCTGGAGAGGAAGCTCGAGCTGGAACTCCAGGACCACGCTAGAGTCATCGCCTGCCGGTTCCCCTTCCCGCACTGGAGCCCGGCCCAGGTCACCGGGGAGGGGGGTGACACCGTGTGGGCCTACGACGCCAGCTCTTTCCGGGCCGTGGAGAGAGGCCCTGAGGGTCGGTGTGCTTCAGTCGGTCACTCACGTAGAGACTTTATCGAGGATGGTTTCTGA
- the CCT5 gene encoding T-complex protein 1 subunit epsilon: protein MTSVGTLAFDEYGRPFLIIKDQDRKSRLMGLEALKSHIMAAKAVANTMKTSLGPNGLDKMMVDKDGDVTVTNDGATILSMMDVDHQIAKLMVELSKSQDDEIGDGTTGVVVLAGALLEEAEQLLDRGIHPIRIADGYEQAARIAIEHLDKISDSVLVDIKDTEPLIQTAKTTLGSKVVNSCHRQMAEIAVNAVLTVADMQRRDVDFELIKVEGKVGGRLEDTKLIKGVIVDKDFSHPQMPKQVEDAKIAILTCPFEPPKPKTKHKLDVTSVEDFKALQKYEKEKFEEMIRQIKETGANLAICQWGFDDEANHLLLQNNLPAVRWVGGPEIELIAIATGGRIVPRFSELTPEKLGFAGLVKEISFGTTKDKMLVIEQCKNSRAVTIFIRGGNKMIIEEAKRSLHDALCVIRNLVRDNRVVYGGGAAEIACALAVSQEADKCPTLEQYAMRAFADALEVIPMALSENSGMNPIQTMTEVRARQVKEMNPALGIDCLHKGTNDMKQQHVIETLIGKKQQISLATQMVRMILKIDDIRKPGEAEE from the exons ATGACGTCTGTGGGGACCCTCGCCTTTGATGAATATGGCCGGCCTTTCCTCATCATCAAGGATCAGGACCGCAAGTCTCGTCTTATGGGACTTGAGGCCCTCAAG TCTCATATAATGGCAGCAAAGGCTGTAGCAAATACAATGAAAACATCACTTGGACCAAATG GGCTGGATAAAATGATGGTGGATAAGGATGGCGATGTGACTGTAACCAATGATGGGGCCACCATTTTAAGTATGATGGATGTCGATCACCAGATCGCCAAGCTGATGGTGGAGCTGTCCAAGTCACAGGATGATGAAATCGGAGATGGAACCACTGGAGTGGTTG TTCTGGCTGGCGCCCTGTTGGAAGAGGCCGAGCAGCTGCTGGACCGTGGCATTCACCCCATCAGGATCGCCGACGGCTATGAGCAGGCTGCCCGCATCGCCATCGAGCACCTAGACAAGATCAGTGACAGCGTCCTTGTCGACATAAAGGACACTGAGCCCCTGATCCAGACCGCAAAGACCACGCTGGGCTCCAAAGT GGTTAACAGCTGCCACCGACAGATGGCCGAGATTGCCGTGAATGCTGTCCTCACTGTGGCTGACATGCAGCGCCGAGACGTTGACTTTGAGCTCATTAAAGTAGAAGGCAAAGTGGGCGGGAGGTTGGAGGACACTAAGCTGATCAAGGGCGTGATCGTAGACAAGGACTTCAGCCACCCACAGATGCCAAAA CAAGTGGAAGATGCCAAGATTGCAATTCTCACCTGTCCCTTTGAACCACCAAAACCAAAGACGAAGCATAAGCTGGATGTGACCTCTGTAGAAGATTTTAAAGCCCTTCAGAAATATGAAAAGGAGAAGTTTGAAGAGATGATTCGGCAA ATTAAAGAAACTGGCGCCAATCTGGCTATTTGCCAGTGGGGCTTTGATGATGAAGCGAACCATTTACTTCTTCAGAACAACCTGCCTGCGGTTCGCTGGGTAGGAGGACCTGAAATCGAG CTGATCGCCATCGCCACCGGGGGGCGTATCGTCCCACGGTTCTCAGAGCTGACGCCCGAGAAGCTGGGCTTCGCGGGTCTAGTGAAGGAGATCTCGTTCGGGACAACTAAAGACAAGATGCTGGTCATTGAGCAGTGTAAGAACTCCAGGGCGGTCACCATCTTCATCAGAGGAGGAAATAAGATG ATCATTGAGGAAGCAAAACGGTCTCTTCATGACGCTCTGTGTGTCATCCGGAACCTCGTCCGGGACAACCGCGTGGTGTACGGCGGCGGCGCTGCCGAGATCGCTTGTGCTCTGGCCGTCAGCCAGGAGGCCGACAAG TGCCCGACCCTGGAGCAGTACGCCATGCGAGCCTTCGCCGACGCCCTGGAGGTCATCCCCATGGCCCTCTCTGAGAACAGCGGCATGAACCCCATCCAGACCATGACCGAAGTCCGAGCCAGACAAGTGAAGGAGATGAACCCTGCCCTTGGGATTGACTGTCTGCACAAGGGAACAAACG atatgAAGCAACAACATGTCATAGAAACCTTGATCGGCAAAAAGCAACAGATATCTCTTGCAACACAAATGGTTAGAATGATCTTGAAGATTGATGACATCCGTAAGCCTGGAGAAGCTGAAGAATAA